One Aegilops tauschii subsp. strangulata cultivar AL8/78 chromosome 7, Aet v6.0, whole genome shotgun sequence genomic window carries:
- the LOC141027113 gene encoding uncharacterized protein yields the protein MLNKSGLEINPNNFIDMQRKWKDPKTDKYYDSLADVASGVIHPFYSGMKKKMDRADHKLWGTSPLPDNLITYTGIDAYATYKSWKTIDNIMTGWDISKEQEADPYYHCNFTG from the coding sequence ATGCTGAACAAGTCTGGATTGGAGATCAACCCCAACAACTTCATCGACATGCAGCGCAAGTGGAAAGATCCAAAGACCGACAAATACTACGACTCATTGGCCGATGTTGCAAGCGGCGTAATCCACCCATTCTACAGCggcatgaagaagaagatggacagGGCAGACCACAAACTATGGGGGACCAGCCCGCTGCCAGACAACCTCATCACCTACACAGGAATAGATGCGTACGCAACGTACAAGTCATGGAAGACAATCGACAACATCATGACAGGTTGGGATATTTCAAAAGAGCAGGAGGCTGACCCCTACTACCACTGCAACTTCACGGGATGA